In a single window of the Deinococcus aetherius genome:
- a CDS encoding DUF485 domain-containing protein, translating into MTVSRLQSGSPPVRNAAYARLVAERTRFTVIMTVTFLVLYFMLPILAGYNKPLMATKVFGNVTFGYVFAFLEFVMGWVMAAIYVVKARTFDRLAAEAQR; encoded by the coding sequence ATGACCGTATCCCGTTTGCAGTCCGGCTCGCCGCCCGTTCGCAACGCCGCCTACGCGCGTCTCGTGGCTGAACGGACCCGCTTCACCGTGATCATGACGGTGACCTTCCTCGTGCTGTACTTCATGCTGCCCATCCTGGCGGGGTACAACAAGCCGCTGATGGCGACGAAGGTGTTCGGGAACGTCACCTTCGGGTACGTGTTCGCCTTCCTGGAGTTCGTCATGGGCTGGGTGATGGCGGCGATCTACGTCGTGAAGGCCCGCACCTTCGACCGACTCGCGGCGGAGGCTCAGCGATGA